One genomic window of Trichlorobacter lovleyi includes the following:
- a CDS encoding multiubiquitin domain-containing protein: MQNEHSEDAPGQNKTTTIIVNGRPREFVGHKITYLEVVQLAFPGATMGESVIYTVTYTNPHGKDGELVNGQDVSVKEGMVFIVGKSNRS; the protein is encoded by the coding sequence ATGCAGAACGAACACTCAGAGGATGCCCCAGGGCAGAACAAAACCACAACCATCATTGTTAATGGTCGGCCACGCGAATTCGTTGGTCACAAAATAACGTATCTGGAAGTTGTCCAGTTGGCTTTCCCCGGCGCCACGATGGGCGAAAGTGTCATTTATACCGTCACCTATACTAACCCCCACGGTAAAGATGGTGAACTTGTTAACGGACAGGATGTCTCTGTCAAGGAAGGGATGGTGTTCATTGTCGGCAAATCAAATCGTTCATAA
- a CDS encoding DUF6527 family protein — translation MKTKAVIPAFVDIIPDRLEEGALYICERYSTAIHKCCCGCGEEVVTPLTPAGWSVSKQGDRVSLSPSIGNWDYKCRSHYLIINNQVIWAGALSQRQVEQVKARDKADNEAYIAAVNLKKDREASLWFRFTKFLRYIFRK, via the coding sequence ATGAAAACTAAAGCCGTTATACCGGCATTCGTGGACATTATTCCAGACCGTCTGGAGGAGGGGGCACTCTATATCTGTGAACGCTACAGCACCGCAATTCACAAGTGCTGCTGCGGATGTGGAGAAGAGGTTGTAACCCCATTGACTCCGGCTGGATGGAGTGTGTCAAAACAAGGTGACAGGGTGTCGCTGAGCCCATCTATTGGTAACTGGGATTACAAATGCCGTTCCCACTATCTGATTATTAATAATCAAGTAATTTGGGCCGGAGCTCTATCACAGCGACAGGTCGAGCAGGTTAAGGCAAGGGATAAGGCGGATAATGAGGCATACATTGCTGCTGTCAATTTGAAGAAAGATCGTGAGGCAAGCTTGTGGTTCAGGTTTACCAAGTTTTTAAGGTATATTTTTAGGAAGTAA
- a CDS encoding ATP-binding protein gives MQSTQSVNAFKETTLNHPRLAQTIKKLGLAIRQAELGSLVFVFGPTGVGKSTLAGYMREKLDMELRANGGFDASSLPAAIIEAPYPDAREFSWKEFYRRCLAVLHDPCAHKKVADPRCAAFTWPARLDSRAPGHELRMAFENALLYRKVRVLIIDEAHHIAKGTSAASLTEQLTYIKSLANLTGTVFVMVGTYELLAFRNLSGQVSRRSLDVHFPRYRLDDEQEKRIFHSIVKSFAHILPLPCDVNLHEMMDELYVGSLGCVGLLSGWLLKAVKLAIDDGDGTLRKCNLDDAMYSHDQMNKMIDELLEGEQLLTPPKDSLNLLKTRLGVAGGIGPAKMDVSTEQKKRNPPFTRKPVRDPVGVPA, from the coding sequence ATGCAAAGCACTCAGTCAGTCAATGCATTCAAAGAAACGACACTTAACCATCCCCGTTTGGCCCAGACCATAAAGAAGCTCGGTCTGGCAATTCGTCAGGCCGAGCTAGGAAGTCTGGTGTTTGTGTTCGGGCCGACCGGCGTCGGGAAAAGTACGCTTGCCGGCTATATGCGGGAAAAACTGGATATGGAATTGCGCGCAAACGGCGGATTCGATGCATCGTCGTTACCCGCAGCCATTATTGAAGCCCCCTATCCCGATGCACGGGAATTCAGCTGGAAGGAATTCTACCGTCGTTGCCTGGCCGTGCTGCATGATCCCTGTGCACATAAAAAGGTGGCTGATCCGCGCTGCGCGGCCTTTACCTGGCCAGCCCGCCTCGATTCGCGGGCACCCGGCCATGAATTGCGCATGGCATTCGAGAATGCTCTCTTATACCGAAAGGTTAGGGTGTTGATCATAGATGAAGCACATCATATAGCCAAAGGCACTTCTGCCGCCAGCCTGACGGAGCAACTTACGTATATCAAGTCGCTTGCCAACCTAACCGGTACGGTGTTTGTGATGGTCGGTACGTATGAACTGTTGGCTTTCCGTAACCTGAGCGGCCAGGTGAGCCGACGCAGCCTTGATGTCCACTTTCCCCGTTACCGGCTGGACGATGAGCAGGAAAAGCGCATATTCCACAGCATTGTAAAATCATTCGCACACATTCTGCCGCTACCGTGTGACGTTAATTTGCATGAAATGATGGATGAGCTTTATGTCGGTTCGTTGGGGTGTGTCGGCTTGTTGAGCGGTTGGCTGCTTAAGGCGGTGAAGCTGGCCATTGATGATGGTGACGGTACGCTACGGAAGTGCAATCTGGACGATGCGATGTATTCCCATGATCAGATGAACAAAATGATTGATGAGCTTTTGGAGGGTGAACAACTGCTTACCCCTCCAAAAGATTCACTCAACTTGCTTAAGACACGGTTAGGGGTGGCTGGCGGCATAGGTCCGGCAAAGATGGATGTTTCTACTGAACAGAAAAAGCGGAATCCACCATTCACGAGAAAGCCAGTGAGGGATCCGGTAGGAGTCCCAGCGTGA
- a CDS encoding zinc ribbon domain-containing protein — MKKKLDLLEELQGIDQTITEKKKEQAALNAGIAELEQSLAAVQSSLAEHQARMTELKRERAELDTALHVEQENIRRSETNMKEIRTNKEFQAVGREITAARKQVSDLEEQQLQIDSRCEELQTTIDTCQAELTTLADSTKNGSEEKQAVIATLQSTIDAASVKRDAIVKELPSSLVRRYTQLRDQRRGQALAEAREGSCMGCNMQLPPQLYNMLFKGDEMYFCPHCQRILVLKQEPASAAG, encoded by the coding sequence GTGAAAAAGAAACTCGACTTATTGGAAGAGCTACAAGGTATTGACCAGACCATCACTGAAAAGAAGAAGGAACAGGCAGCACTCAATGCCGGAATAGCTGAACTTGAACAATCGCTTGCCGCAGTTCAGTCCTCCCTTGCAGAACATCAGGCTCGGATGACCGAACTCAAACGTGAAAGGGCAGAATTAGATACAGCCCTGCACGTTGAGCAGGAGAATATTCGCCGTTCAGAAACCAATATGAAAGAGATCAGAACCAACAAGGAGTTTCAGGCTGTTGGCCGTGAGATCACTGCCGCACGCAAGCAGGTAAGTGATCTTGAAGAACAGCAGTTACAGATTGACAGCCGCTGCGAAGAGTTGCAGACAACTATTGATACCTGCCAGGCAGAGCTTACCACCCTTGCTGACAGCACAAAGAACGGCAGCGAAGAAAAGCAGGCGGTTATCGCCACCTTGCAAAGCACCATCGATGCCGCGTCCGTCAAGCGGGACGCCATTGTCAAGGAACTTCCAAGCAGCCTGGTGCGCCGTTACACACAACTGCGTGATCAGCGGCGCGGACAGGCCCTGGCCGAGGCACGGGAAGGCTCCTGCATGGGATGCAACATGCAACTGCCGCCCCAGCTGTACAACATGCTGTTTAAAGGAGACGAGATGTACTTCTGCCCCCATTGCCAGCGGATCCTGGTCCTGAAGCAGGAACCGGCATCAGCGGCAGGGTAG
- a CDS encoding Nif3-like dinuclear metal center hexameric protein: protein MHSFHFYDMTYPKLSDITGIINKKYPFRLAEDWDNVGLQLGDTSKTVTRIMVALDPLPHVIASALDHNCNLLVTHHPLIFSPLRQITSSTCTGNSLLSAARGGLALLAMHTNYDIATDGLNDLLADRIGLLQTRPLRVTSRDELVKLVVFVPEEQLALVRSALLPHAESIGNYQDCSFSTGGEGTFLPLAGAQPTIGTIGKQEKVAEQRLELLLRREQLARAIRTLLSVHPYEEPAFDCYPLLNETAAKGLGRIGCLPEPVMLADWAKEVAKQLNCETLRFVGDPGRMIHKIALCSGSGSSLLPDAIRAGADLLLTGDLKYHEARDAEAQGIALLDAGHFGTEIIMVAAIQDFLGKALAQAGHSVEIIRAECEQDPFRTFISRTAEVI, encoded by the coding sequence ATGCACTCTTTTCATTTTTACGACATGACCTATCCAAAACTGTCAGACATAACCGGAATCATTAACAAAAAATACCCCTTTCGCCTGGCTGAAGACTGGGACAACGTAGGATTACAGCTGGGTGACACAAGCAAGACGGTCACCCGCATCATGGTAGCATTGGATCCGCTACCACACGTTATTGCATCCGCACTTGATCACAACTGCAACCTGCTGGTCACCCACCACCCCCTGATCTTCTCTCCTCTCCGCCAGATAACGTCTTCAACCTGCACCGGTAACAGCCTGCTGTCGGCGGCCCGGGGCGGCCTGGCCCTGCTGGCCATGCATACCAACTATGATATTGCCACCGACGGGCTGAATGACCTGCTGGCAGACAGGATCGGACTGCTGCAAACCCGGCCGCTCAGGGTTACCAGCAGGGATGAGCTGGTCAAACTGGTCGTATTTGTGCCGGAAGAACAGCTTGCCCTGGTACGTTCGGCACTGCTCCCCCATGCAGAGTCCATTGGTAACTATCAGGACTGTTCCTTTAGTACCGGCGGTGAAGGCACCTTTCTACCCCTTGCCGGGGCACAGCCAACTATTGGCACCATAGGCAAACAGGAAAAGGTAGCCGAGCAACGTCTGGAGTTACTGCTGCGACGTGAACAGCTTGCCAGGGCAATCCGCACCCTGCTGTCCGTACATCCCTATGAAGAGCCGGCCTTTGATTGCTATCCCCTGTTAAATGAAACTGCCGCCAAAGGGCTGGGGCGAATCGGCTGCCTGCCCGAACCGGTAATGCTGGCAGACTGGGCCAAGGAAGTAGCAAAGCAGCTGAATTGCGAAACACTCCGTTTTGTCGGTGACCCTGGCCGTATGATCCATAAAATCGCCCTTTGCAGCGGTAGCGGCTCATCATTGCTCCCCGATGCGATTCGAGCCGGAGCAGACCTGCTGCTGACCGGTGACCTGAAATACCACGAAGCCCGCGACGCAGAGGCACAAGGGATAGCCCTGCTTGACGCCGGCCACTTTGGTACTGAGATCATCATGGTGGCTGCCATACAGGACTTTCTGGGCAAAGCCCTGGCCCAGGCCGGCCATTCCGTTGAAATCATCAGGGCCGAATGTGAACAGGATCCATTCAGAACCTTTATCAGCCGTACAGCAGAAGTCATTTAA
- a CDS encoding TniQ family protein has protein sequence MIAYECPEFGDGLYDFIPIGMTPPRKTTSLYSLEPIGVGTPFVESLASYLTRLAAAHMLPMSAMLRLVIGPCLPRDNHNFGKVIGRQGIVVNMNGIGQEALDMVDALEMLTGRSGLDRLTMLPFSNLLAKYKLQKQASFWCPYCLNEQRASGQLVHYPLFWSLKMASKCPIHRCYLQTRCPHCTSVQPVIGSRSVVGYCNSCKEWLGDGAKKKTWTTRVDENDFFLRLFEWHNTVGHKREQPTFPSVLEYLIGSHMKKHDAKSLARLLHLPDSIIEELLEERMLPALGVVFWIGQVFKVDPFDLLTKSGEEMAAKDVATVAKGNYSAFDQNRVDWKQLEGVLRDVASGKASAMRVEDIARVYRCPTSELIRRYPEYCCGI, from the coding sequence GTGATCGCGTATGAATGTCCAGAATTTGGTGACGGTCTGTATGATTTTATACCAATAGGTATGACTCCACCCCGCAAGACGACATCTCTCTACTCACTTGAGCCGATCGGTGTCGGTACTCCCTTTGTAGAAAGTCTGGCTAGCTATCTTACTCGCTTGGCAGCCGCACATATGTTGCCAATGTCAGCCATGCTGCGCTTGGTAATTGGACCGTGCCTGCCCAGAGACAACCATAACTTCGGTAAAGTGATTGGCCGGCAAGGTATTGTCGTCAATATGAACGGTATTGGTCAGGAAGCATTGGATATGGTGGATGCCCTTGAAATGCTCACCGGTCGTTCAGGTCTTGACCGTCTGACAATGCTGCCCTTCTCAAATTTGCTGGCCAAGTACAAGCTTCAGAAACAAGCGAGTTTCTGGTGCCCATATTGCTTGAATGAACAACGGGCGTCCGGGCAGCTGGTGCATTATCCCTTATTCTGGAGTTTGAAAATGGCAAGTAAATGCCCGATACACAGGTGTTACCTGCAAACGAGATGCCCTCATTGTACATCAGTCCAGCCAGTTATTGGATCAAGGTCAGTGGTGGGTTATTGTAACAGCTGCAAGGAATGGCTTGGTGATGGGGCAAAGAAGAAGACGTGGACTACGCGGGTTGACGAAAATGATTTCTTTCTACGGCTGTTTGAATGGCACAATACGGTTGGCCATAAGCGTGAGCAGCCCACTTTCCCTTCGGTACTTGAATATCTCATAGGCAGTCATATGAAGAAGCATGATGCCAAATCACTAGCCAGACTACTTCATTTGCCGGACTCAATAATTGAGGAGTTGCTTGAGGAAAGAATGCTGCCAGCCCTTGGCGTGGTGTTCTGGATAGGACAGGTTTTTAAGGTTGATCCATTTGATCTTCTGACAAAAAGCGGAGAAGAAATGGCAGCCAAGGATGTCGCTACCGTTGCAAAGGGCAATTATTCAGCATTTGATCAGAATAGGGTTGACTGGAAGCAGTTGGAAGGGGTGCTGAGAGATGTGGCAAGTGGTAAGGCTTCAGCAATGAGGGTGGAGGACATTGCCAGGGTGTACAGATGTCCAACAAGCGAGCTGATAAGAAGATATCCAGAATATTGCTGCGGGATCTAA
- a CDS encoding ThiF family adenylyltransferase, with amino-acid sequence MSANQIVHNPDIRRLQDEGYEVEVSNGHLLIHSVPYVTSQRTVALGTVVTDLNGTIGQLGAPKDHQVWFVGEFPCHQTGAPIEAIRHSTGNMVLWGGFTAQHRFSNKPEGGNYQNYYSKMKRYVTIISNEAQAIDPAATPCTFKLIVPAEEGSVFKYWDSASSRANILPVSEKLAMDKVAVIGLGGTGSYVLDLIAKTPVKEIHLFDGDVFEQHNAFRSPGAATAAMLEAKPNKVDYYAQIYDSMRTGVIPHHGYVTEDNLNDLDGIGFVFLCVDSGLARKTISLYLRSQGIPFVDVGMDLMLEPENMRLQGFCRSTLCTPEKSDHFDRYAHQGADNDDDLYRTNIQVADINALNAALAVIKWKQYRGFYNDHYVAHQSLYTIDFHSLTRDETTGAIIAHEN; translated from the coding sequence TTGTCGGCAAATCAAATCGTTCATAATCCAGATATCCGGCGTCTCCAGGACGAAGGATACGAAGTGGAGGTGTCTAACGGGCACCTCCTTATCCACTCCGTGCCTTATGTTACATCTCAACGGACTGTAGCTCTTGGCACTGTTGTCACGGATCTTAATGGTACTATTGGACAGCTTGGCGCACCCAAAGATCACCAAGTTTGGTTCGTGGGAGAATTTCCCTGTCACCAAACTGGGGCGCCTATCGAGGCAATCAGACATAGTACTGGCAATATGGTGCTATGGGGTGGCTTCACGGCACAGCATCGTTTTTCAAACAAACCAGAAGGAGGCAACTATCAGAACTACTACTCAAAAATGAAGCGGTACGTGACAATTATCTCTAACGAAGCACAGGCTATAGACCCTGCAGCAACTCCTTGCACCTTTAAGCTGATTGTACCAGCTGAAGAGGGCTCAGTATTTAAATATTGGGATTCGGCGTCGAGTCGAGCAAACATCCTTCCTGTATCAGAAAAGTTGGCAATGGATAAAGTAGCTGTCATAGGGCTCGGGGGGACCGGATCCTATGTGCTTGACCTTATAGCCAAAACTCCGGTTAAGGAAATCCATCTCTTCGATGGCGATGTCTTTGAACAGCATAATGCCTTCAGGTCACCAGGTGCAGCCACGGCCGCTATGCTGGAAGCAAAACCGAACAAGGTTGATTACTATGCGCAAATCTATGATTCAATGCGTACTGGTGTCATACCTCACCACGGTTATGTTACTGAGGATAATCTAAACGATCTGGATGGTATCGGCTTTGTTTTCCTCTGCGTAGACAGCGGTCTAGCCAGAAAAACCATAAGCCTTTATCTTCGGAGTCAAGGTATTCCGTTTGTAGATGTGGGAATGGACCTTATGCTTGAACCTGAAAATATGCGGTTACAAGGTTTTTGCCGCTCAACATTGTGTACTCCTGAGAAGTCTGACCATTTCGACAGGTATGCCCACCAGGGGGCCGACAATGATGACGATCTATACAGAACCAATATTCAGGTGGCAGATATTAACGCTCTGAATGCTGCTCTTGCAGTTATCAAGTGGAAACAGTACCGTGGATTTTACAATGACCACTATGTGGCTCATCAGTCTCTCTATACGATAGACTTTCATTCGCTTACCAGAGATGAAACGACAGGAGCAATTATTGCCCATGAAAACTAA
- a CDS encoding putative bifunctional diguanylate cyclase/phosphodiesterase, translated as MQTSYNLEEKLNRANRALQLLSASNRALLRARDESSLLHDICRIATEIGGYSLSWIGYKKQDATQSIRPVAYSGHEEGFLSAANMSWADCNRGRSAMSTAIRVGTTQLRPDILNDPQLSYWHEDAGKRNYRSAVALPLQVDGDIIGAIAIYAPEPNAFSDEDVKLLEELASDLSFGIETIRLRTAHEHANARIHRLAFFDTLTGLPNRNHLAGLLADSIAAAKQNNSQLALFLLDLDYIREINETYGHETGDWILVQVAQKLCGLVDDSALVARFGGDDFIIIHEQSTVHKVRNLAKHILAAIKQPFLFDARSFSISGSIGIAFYPDDADNPTDLLSRADLAMSKVKGAGGGYCLYKRDMSRLLSRKLELVQRLECALAEGNLHLYYQPKVELYAGMMVGAEALLRWQDPVLGWVSPAEFIPVAEGRGLMPQIGEWVLKTACQHIKLWKSKGLNCRGKIAVNVSAQQFGDPYFLERVARVLEETGVPPSNIELELTESSLMDDPERMSEIMQSLRGMGFSIAIDDFGTGYSSLAYLKRFPIDTLKIDQTFVKNMLDDNNDKAIISTILAIAKQMGLMTVAEGVETEEQRCALQELGCVLAQGYYFCRPEPLADFTEKRLNLTCLLPKDNAAKQTVMPAKGHAKGHAVSST; from the coding sequence ATGCAGACGTCGTACAACCTTGAGGAAAAGCTCAATCGGGCCAATCGGGCACTGCAACTGCTTTCGGCCAGCAACCGGGCACTGCTCCGTGCCCGTGACGAATCTTCCCTGCTGCATGATATCTGCCGGATTGCGACTGAGATCGGCGGTTACTCCCTTAGTTGGATCGGCTACAAAAAACAGGACGCTACGCAATCCATCCGCCCTGTTGCCTACTCCGGTCACGAGGAAGGTTTTCTTTCGGCAGCCAACATGTCATGGGCGGATTGCAATCGCGGTCGCAGTGCCATGAGTACTGCCATCCGTGTCGGAACAACCCAGCTCAGACCTGATATCCTGAATGATCCCCAACTGTCCTACTGGCATGAAGATGCCGGCAAGAGAAATTACCGTTCAGCAGTCGCGCTGCCGCTGCAGGTTGACGGCGATATAATCGGTGCGATTGCCATCTATGCCCCTGAGCCGAACGCGTTCAGCGACGAGGATGTCAAGTTGCTTGAAGAGTTGGCCAGCGACCTCTCCTTTGGTATTGAAACCATACGTCTACGCACGGCCCATGAACATGCCAATGCGCGTATCCACCGGTTGGCGTTTTTTGATACCCTGACCGGCCTGCCCAACCGGAACCATCTTGCTGGTCTGCTTGCCGATTCGATCGCTGCTGCAAAGCAAAACAACAGCCAATTGGCGCTGTTCTTACTGGATCTTGATTATATCCGCGAGATCAATGAAACCTATGGACATGAGACCGGTGACTGGATACTGGTTCAGGTGGCGCAGAAGCTGTGCGGCTTGGTTGATGACAGTGCGCTGGTAGCACGTTTTGGCGGTGATGACTTCATTATCATCCATGAACAGAGCACAGTGCATAAAGTCAGAAACCTGGCAAAACATATTCTGGCAGCAATCAAACAGCCGTTTCTGTTTGATGCACGCTCCTTTTCAATCAGCGGGAGTATAGGTATCGCTTTTTATCCGGACGATGCGGATAACCCGACGGACCTGCTTTCAAGGGCTGATCTGGCAATGTCGAAGGTAAAAGGTGCGGGTGGCGGCTACTGTCTCTACAAAAGGGACATGAGCCGCTTGCTCAGCAGGAAACTGGAGCTGGTTCAGCGCCTTGAATGTGCATTGGCGGAGGGCAACCTGCACCTGTACTATCAACCGAAAGTTGAGTTGTACGCCGGTATGATGGTTGGGGCCGAGGCATTGCTGCGCTGGCAGGATCCGGTGCTGGGGTGGGTGAGTCCGGCAGAGTTTATACCGGTGGCGGAAGGGCGCGGCTTGATGCCTCAAATCGGTGAGTGGGTTCTCAAGACCGCGTGTCAGCATATCAAGCTTTGGAAGAGTAAGGGGCTGAACTGTCGCGGTAAAATTGCCGTTAACGTTTCCGCTCAACAGTTTGGCGACCCCTATTTTCTTGAGCGGGTGGCACGGGTGCTGGAAGAGACCGGCGTGCCGCCATCCAATATTGAACTGGAACTGACGGAAAGCAGTCTGATGGACGACCCGGAGCGGATGTCCGAGATCATGCAGTCACTACGGGGGATGGGATTCAGTATTGCCATCGATGACTTTGGCACCGGCTATTCATCACTGGCTTATCTCAAACGGTTTCCGATCGATACCCTGAAAATAGACCAGACCTTTGTCAAAAATATGCTGGATGACAACAATGACAAGGCAATTATCTCGACCATACTGGCGATTGCCAAACAAATGGGGCTGATGACGGTCGCCGAGGGGGTTGAGACGGAAGAACAACGCTGTGCGCTTCAGGAGCTTGGTTGTGTTTTGGCTCAGGGATATTACTTCTGCCGTCCGGAACCGCTGGCTGATTTTACCGAAAAACGTCTGAACCTTACCTGTCTGCTCCCGAAAGACAACGCTGCAAAACAGACAGTGATGCCCGCCAAGGGTCATGCCAAGGGTCATGCCGTCAGCAGTACGTAG
- a CDS encoding helix-turn-helix domain-containing protein — MQETLGDRLKSRRTELNIGLRAAAAKIGVSPTYLSRVENNMEKNPTEEKIKALADLLQDDFDELMQLAGRVSAEVANYIKADLNMPAFLRRAREKNISAETLMGWLEKEDSKTK, encoded by the coding sequence ATGCAAGAAACCCTCGGAGACCGCCTCAAAAGTCGGAGAACCGAACTAAATATAGGTTTACGCGCCGCAGCTGCCAAAATAGGGGTGTCACCAACCTATCTTTCTCGGGTGGAAAACAACATGGAGAAAAACCCGACAGAAGAAAAAATTAAGGCACTGGCAGATCTACTGCAGGATGATTTTGACGAACTTATGCAACTGGCTGGTAGGGTCTCGGCTGAAGTTGCTAACTACATCAAAGCCGATCTAAATATGCCAGCCTTTCTGAGGCGCGCCAGAGAAAAAAATATCTCTGCCGAAACATTGATGGGGTGGCTCGAAAAAGAGGATTCAAAAACCAAATGA
- a CDS encoding ImmA/IrrE family metallo-endopeptidase: MTMNVPFRKKIEVERMAHEMLTRYATWKNQPLVLPIDIDDIIEGFFKLRLEFCDLKQYLSIPDALGATWFDEKVIRIDSSLEEQEGRMVFTMAHEVGHWYMHRPIYEMNKMTVPLFGFKDSDPTAAVVCRAAGRKEPAEVQADQFAAAILAPPKLLRDAVKAITENGQMVVEDFEIFNETPARNPYLRKAAKEVIDAGFNMSIEAMCYRLIDQKLVVDARPTQAKLL, from the coding sequence ATGACTATGAATGTACCCTTCAGAAAAAAAATTGAAGTCGAAAGAATGGCGCATGAGATGTTGACCAGATATGCCACCTGGAAAAATCAACCTCTAGTGCTACCGATCGACATTGATGACATCATTGAAGGGTTCTTTAAGCTCCGATTGGAGTTTTGTGACCTTAAGCAGTACCTCTCTATTCCTGATGCCCTCGGCGCCACATGGTTCGACGAAAAGGTAATAAGGATCGATTCCTCTCTGGAGGAACAGGAGGGACGCATGGTCTTCACTATGGCTCATGAAGTTGGGCACTGGTACATGCACCGGCCAATCTATGAAATGAACAAAATGACTGTGCCGCTCTTTGGATTCAAGGATTCAGACCCCACTGCTGCCGTTGTATGCCGAGCAGCTGGTCGGAAGGAACCCGCGGAAGTGCAGGCAGATCAGTTTGCGGCGGCAATACTCGCTCCACCGAAGCTACTGAGAGATGCTGTTAAAGCAATTACAGAAAACGGGCAGATGGTAGTTGAAGATTTCGAGATCTTTAACGAAACGCCAGCAAGAAATCCATACCTGCGCAAGGCGGCAAAAGAGGTTATAGATGCCGGTTTTAACATGTCGATAGAGGCAATGTGTTACAGGCTAATTGATCAAAAGCTGGTAGTCGATGCACGGCCAACGCAAGCCAAATTATTATAA
- a CDS encoding elongation factor P gives MYTTSDFKKGLVIQLEGAPCLLLDVTIQSPSARGANTMVKTRYRNLLTGQVLDRTFRSGDKVEEADYERHKGQFLYADGERGIFMDLETYEQFEMDEEAFSAISPFLLEGTEVTLGLFQGRMVMAEPPMVVELTVTDTAPIIKHATATAETKDAILETGLKLKVPPYLENGVKIKVDTRDGRFLSRA, from the coding sequence ATGTATACCACCTCTGATTTCAAAAAGGGGCTTGTCATCCAGTTGGAAGGCGCCCCCTGCCTGCTGCTTGACGTCACCATCCAGTCCCCTTCCGCCCGTGGCGCAAACACGATGGTTAAAACCCGCTATCGCAACCTGCTGACCGGCCAGGTGCTGGACCGCACCTTTCGCTCCGGCGACAAAGTGGAAGAGGCGGATTATGAGCGCCACAAGGGACAGTTCCTCTACGCCGATGGTGAGCGTGGTATCTTCATGGACCTGGAGACCTATGAACAGTTCGAGATGGATGAAGAGGCCTTTTCCGCCATATCCCCTTTTCTCCTGGAAGGGACCGAAGTCACCCTGGGACTGTTCCAGGGCCGCATGGTCATGGCAGAGCCGCCAATGGTGGTGGAACTGACCGTAACAGACACAGCTCCGATTATCAAACATGCCACGGCCACCGCCGAGACCAAGGACGCCATCCTTGAAACCGGCCTGAAACTGAAGGTCCCGCCCTACCTGGAAAACGGCGTCAAGATCAAGGTGGATACTCGCGACGGCCGCTTCCTCAGCCGGGCCTAA
- a CDS encoding ankyrin repeat domain-containing protein: MENVNAKDRNGHTLLISASKQGQIESVKDLLHRGADITASSDKGKTALHYAAANGNTEIVRMLIEKGAEIDARDRDGHTPLMLAAIYGCNLTVQALLEGGADPRAKTKCGNTAVLYAENNSHPVAATLLKKAERSKAGNA, encoded by the coding sequence ATGGAGAATGTAAACGCCAAAGATCGTAACGGACACACCCTACTGATCAGCGCCTCCAAGCAAGGTCAGATCGAAAGTGTCAAGGATCTGCTTCACCGCGGTGCCGACATCACCGCCTCCAGCGACAAAGGCAAGACCGCCCTGCATTATGCCGCCGCCAACGGCAACACCGAGATCGTCAGAATGCTGATCGAGAAAGGTGCCGAGATTGATGCACGCGATCGTGATGGACATACCCCGCTGATGCTGGCCGCCATCTATGGCTGCAACCTGACGGTACAGGCCCTGCTTGAAGGTGGTGCAGACCCCCGTGCAAAAACCAAATGCGGCAACACTGCCGTGCTGTATGCTGAAAACAACAGTCACCCGGTTGCTGCCACACTTCTCAAGAAGGCCGAGCGTTCAAAAGCCGGTAATGCCTGA